The following are encoded together in the Zingiber officinale cultivar Zhangliang chromosome 8A, Zo_v1.1, whole genome shotgun sequence genome:
- the LOC122010804 gene encoding uncharacterized protein LOC122010804 → MKAPQNLKEAQKLVDRITALSRFISQSADRSVPFFKVLRKASEFQWDEECIRAFEELKKYLETLPSLFKPITGEPLWVYLSATPETVGAVLVKEQDNGSGVGVLLISPQEDILQLVVRLNFRATNNEAEYEALLVGLQAARHVGAARVIIYSDSQLVTQQVTGNFEINCDKLQVYREAYEKMKEEFKEVTIELQNNQDEIINWRTPMISYLQQGTLPTNLEQA, encoded by the exons ATGAAAGCTCCACAGAACTTGAAGGAGGCTCAAAAATTGGTCGACAGGATAACAGCTCTATCCCGATTCATCTCCCAATCAGCGGACAGATCAGTGCCCTTCTTCAAAGTACTCAGAAAAGCATCCGAGTTCCAGTGGGACGAGGAATGCATACGGGCTTTCGAGGAGTTGAAGAAATATCTAGAGACCTTGCCTTCTTTGTTCAAGCCTATCACAGGAGAGCCGCTCTGGGTCTACCTATCTGCCACCCCTGAGACTGTGGGGGCAGTATTAGTGAAAGAACAAGACAAT GGGAGCGGTGTCGGAGTTCTTCTGATATCCCCTCAAGAGGACATCTTGCAACTGGTCGTGCGGCTAAACTTcagagccactaataatgaagcagagtatgaagctctATTGGTAGGCCTGCAAGCGgcccgacatgtgggagccgCTCGAGTTATCATTTATTCAGACTCCCAATTAGTAACTCAGCAAGTAACTGGTAACTTTGAGATCAACTGCGACAAGCTGCAAGTATATCGGGAggcttatgagaagatgaaagaagAATTCAAGGAGGTCACG ATAGAGCTGCAGAATAACCAGGACGAGATCATTAATTGGAGAACACCAATGATTAGCTATCTTCAACAGGGCACCCTGCCAACAAACCTAGAACAAGCGTGA